One part of the Bdellovibrio bacteriovorus genome encodes these proteins:
- a CDS encoding FHA domain-containing protein yields MWALRILTGPQAGSVLELKMGKNLIGRAPQCDIKLISAGVSKEHTEIAVFKDKIVVTDLRSSNGTYLNGVRVQSGVMRLGDKLGIHDVIADVIPAQESRAQRPQGQPSPQAPMPYYGGGAAPQMPQPMHMGMPQQNMGMPQGMPQPMAGMGMPGAGPAPAPAPAFQQGGFKGLVDKFNEYMDRVALPGVYKLPQFVEMKMVLLGFVVLFIFSTTLLSMIPMVQITRASITNESKRRAASIARTVATLNQAALLQNSYSSLSTNAAESEDGVKQVLIVQQSDGMILAPASRAGTTPDLPFVHSARREMRPQSVEVDSSTIGASFPIGLFDPNTGEQSVKAHAIVLYDIGSLAFDDGRAISLFMQTLVIASLIGLLLFFFMYKLIEYPLVTLNAQLDTAMREKTDNTVVDFQFPPLQALIGNINSLLTRYINGDTDKGGGAAGFVNKDGEAENLMQMIGYPCVAIAKEGRIISCNPSFLQVARAEMAQLQGQMYKAIPDVALQQNIEGLVVRSRENPRGIHTDQLEFSGHLCILSCQAFCTGQEVDYYVITVSPTEGGS; encoded by the coding sequence ATGTGGGCGCTTAGAATCTTGACCGGCCCGCAGGCGGGTTCAGTGCTGGAGCTGAAGATGGGGAAAAACCTCATTGGACGGGCTCCTCAGTGTGACATAAAACTTATCAGTGCCGGTGTTTCCAAGGAACACACCGAGATTGCTGTATTTAAAGATAAAATTGTTGTGACGGATCTTCGTTCCAGCAACGGAACTTATTTGAACGGTGTCCGCGTGCAAAGCGGTGTGATGCGCCTTGGAGACAAGCTGGGCATTCACGACGTGATTGCCGATGTGATCCCGGCGCAGGAATCCCGGGCGCAGCGTCCGCAAGGACAACCAAGCCCGCAGGCGCCAATGCCTTATTATGGCGGCGGGGCCGCTCCACAGATGCCGCAGCCTATGCATATGGGTATGCCTCAGCAAAACATGGGCATGCCTCAGGGAATGCCGCAACCGATGGCGGGCATGGGAATGCCGGGCGCAGGCCCTGCACCCGCGCCAGCTCCGGCTTTCCAGCAGGGTGGCTTTAAAGGCCTGGTGGATAAATTCAATGAATATATGGACCGCGTGGCTTTGCCCGGGGTTTACAAGCTGCCGCAGTTTGTGGAAATGAAAATGGTTCTGCTGGGCTTTGTGGTGTTGTTCATCTTCTCCACGACCCTGCTTTCCATGATTCCGATGGTGCAGATCACCCGCGCCAGCATCACCAATGAAAGTAAACGTCGGGCGGCGTCGATTGCCCGCACGGTGGCAACTTTAAATCAAGCGGCGCTTTTGCAAAACAGTTACTCTTCTTTAAGCACCAACGCGGCGGAATCCGAGGACGGTGTGAAGCAGGTTCTGATCGTGCAGCAATCTGATGGTATGATCCTGGCGCCGGCTTCGCGCGCGGGGACCACGCCGGATCTGCCATTTGTGCACTCGGCCCGCCGGGAAATGCGCCCGCAGTCCGTGGAAGTGGACTCATCCACTATCGGGGCCAGCTTCCCGATTGGTCTGTTTGACCCGAACACGGGGGAGCAGTCGGTGAAGGCTCACGCCATTGTGCTTTATGATATCGGCAGTCTGGCCTTTGATGACGGACGGGCGATCAGTCTGTTCATGCAGACTCTGGTGATTGCATCTTTGATTGGTCTGTTGTTGTTCTTCTTCATGTACAAGCTGATTGAATATCCGCTGGTTACGTTGAATGCACAGTTGGATACAGCCATGCGTGAAAAGACTGATAACACGGTGGTGGACTTCCAGTTCCCGCCACTGCAGGCCCTGATTGGCAATATCAACAGTCTGCTGACAAGATATATCAATGGTGACACCGACAAGGGCGGTGGGGCCGCCGGATTTGTGAACAAGGACGGCGAGGCTGAAAATCTGATGCAGATGATTGGTTACCCGTGTGTGGCGATTGCGAAGGAAGGCCGGATTATTTCCTGCAACCCTTCGTTCCTGCAGGTGGCTCGTGCGGAAATGGCGCAGCTTCAGGGGCAAATGTATAAAGCCATTCCGGATGTGGCTTTGCAGCAGAACATCGAGGGTCTGGTGGTGCGTTCCCGTGAAAATCCACGCGGCATCCATACGGACCAACTGGAATTCAGCGGACATCTTTGCATTCTGAGCTGTCAGGCATTCTGCACAGGTCAGGAAGTGGACTATTATGTGATCACTGTATCACCAACTGAAGGAGGCTCGTGA
- a CDS encoding FHA domain-containing protein — protein sequence MALLRVRLRGKTVCEVNLTEDRSYVAGRKEDCDIVLQPEKGISREHFKVSFNGSWNVEVVSRYGEVIHNGEQVQQFQLEHGAMFTVPPYEFDFLNTVAEAPAYQEAPAMSGGENLPAVMGSAPDSFDGSDEKTMIGVAPTAAFIKIVDAQNETKEMIRLDAGDAWIAGRDSTCHIQIRDQRVSRRQFEIRRAGSQFVILDLGSVNGTLLNGNPISSTDMTPIKSGDAISVLENYLYFELHDASFQSRLELVNVAPPSPLVPTSYDNVPMEYQQQSHEMMPYQGAMPPMPYQQPMQYPGMGAPMPGPMPQASGKFDFQKHRPKLIVGAVVLLAVAYLFSGGDKTAPPAQPGQVMAPGSPQELFSKLKPEQQALVRQRYKDAKNLYMQGKYQLAQDEIVKIQEIIPDYEDIREIERLSKEAIFIQEQQRRQDEIEKAKAEAEEKIQKQVVECQKKINPTITAAEMEDCLSPVLQFNPEHPRILDLKSQVDMLNAQREAKEAERAAYQSLVAKMRGLYGWAEGVHKKGKPLDAIAAYEKVLESKLPDPSGYKGQAKRNIASIRQMMNSKTASLQSEAEKNYQAQNLKGAILALRKARSLDPTNDELPDRIERYTTELRKQMMTLYQEGILEESFGNVDGGESKAGAKDKWKKILELDIPDGEYYKKAYIKLKKYGAL from the coding sequence ATGGCTCTTCTGCGTGTGCGCCTGCGTGGCAAAACAGTCTGTGAAGTGAACCTGACGGAGGACCGCTCTTACGTGGCCGGCCGTAAGGAAGACTGTGATATCGTGTTGCAGCCTGAAAAAGGCATTTCCCGCGAGCACTTCAAAGTTTCCTTCAATGGCAGTTGGAACGTGGAAGTTGTATCCCGTTATGGTGAAGTGATTCATAACGGTGAACAAGTTCAGCAGTTCCAACTGGAGCACGGGGCGATGTTCACCGTGCCTCCTTACGAATTTGATTTCCTGAACACGGTGGCGGAAGCCCCGGCGTATCAGGAAGCTCCCGCCATGAGCGGTGGGGAAAACCTGCCGGCCGTGATGGGTTCTGCACCGGATTCCTTCGATGGCAGCGATGAAAAAACCATGATTGGTGTGGCGCCGACGGCGGCCTTCATCAAGATTGTGGATGCTCAGAATGAAACCAAGGAAATGATCCGTCTGGATGCGGGCGATGCCTGGATTGCGGGACGGGATTCCACCTGTCATATTCAGATCCGCGATCAGCGGGTCAGCCGTCGTCAGTTTGAAATCCGTCGTGCCGGATCCCAGTTTGTGATTCTGGATCTGGGCAGCGTGAATGGGACGCTTTTAAACGGCAATCCGATTTCCTCCACCGACATGACTCCGATCAAATCCGGGGACGCGATCAGTGTGCTGGAAAATTATTTGTACTTCGAATTGCACGATGCGAGCTTCCAAAGCCGTCTGGAGCTGGTGAACGTGGCACCACCAAGTCCTTTGGTGCCGACCAGCTATGACAATGTGCCGATGGAATATCAGCAGCAGTCCCACGAAATGATGCCGTATCAGGGGGCCATGCCGCCAATGCCGTATCAGCAGCCGATGCAGTATCCGGGTATGGGCGCACCGATGCCGGGCCCGATGCCACAGGCTTCGGGCAAATTTGATTTCCAGAAGCATCGTCCAAAACTGATTGTGGGCGCGGTGGTTCTTTTGGCCGTGGCTTATTTGTTCAGCGGTGGTGACAAGACCGCTCCTCCTGCACAGCCGGGTCAGGTGATGGCTCCGGGGTCGCCACAGGAACTGTTCTCGAAACTGAAGCCGGAGCAACAGGCTCTGGTTCGTCAGCGCTATAAAGATGCGAAGAATCTTTATATGCAGGGTAAATACCAACTGGCCCAGGATGAAATCGTGAAGATTCAGGAGATCATCCCGGACTATGAGGATATCCGCGAAATCGAGCGTCTGTCCAAAGAGGCCATCTTCATTCAGGAACAGCAGCGCCGTCAGGACGAAATTGAAAAAGCCAAAGCCGAAGCTGAGGAAAAAATCCAGAAGCAGGTGGTGGAATGTCAGAAAAAAATCAATCCTACCATCACGGCCGCCGAGATGGAGGACTGTCTTAGCCCGGTTCTGCAGTTCAACCCGGAACACCCGCGTATTCTGGATCTGAAATCGCAGGTCGATATGCTGAATGCCCAGCGCGAGGCCAAAGAGGCTGAAAGAGCCGCTTACCAGTCGCTGGTGGCGAAGATGCGTGGTCTTTACGGCTGGGCGGAAGGGGTGCACAAAAAAGGCAAACCTCTGGATGCCATTGCTGCTTATGAAAAGGTTCTGGAATCAAAATTGCCGGATCCAAGCGGCTATAAAGGTCAGGCAAAACGCAATATTGCCTCTATTCGTCAGATGATGAATTCGAAAACGGCCAGCCTGCAGTCTGAGGCGGAAAAGAACTATCAGGCGCAGAACCTGAAAGGGGCTATTCTGGCTTTGCGCAAGGCGCGCAGTCTGGATCCGACAAATGATGAGCTTCCGGATCGTATCGAGCGTTATACCACTGAACTGCGCAAGCAGATGATGACGCTGTATCAGGAAGGCATCCTGGAGGAAAGCTTTGGTAACGTCGATGGTGGCGAGTCCAAGGCGGGCGCCAAG
- a CDS encoding type II secretion system F family protein, with the protein MGSAELMLILGLLLAGVAVFLFVSSIFASNTDKQQLSWANNDEPVKSKNPVINFSRPLVHQFTLQHAMKIRSESYRKKVRKYIKTSGLSSELNEDEFIGLQFLWGIMFPIFLLIMNFSLQLGLSPLVVVGMGLIGFYLPQIHARGEKKRRELSVRADLPFFIDLLALSVEAGLDFFSAIQKIVDKASGTDSVLAEEFSIVLKDIKIGSSKAQALKEMAERLDMNEITSFVAVLVDAEATGASISQVLKDQSVQMRLERFVRAEKAGAQASQTMLIPLMLFILPAVFIIVFGPVAVSFMYGGK; encoded by the coding sequence CAGGAGTGGCGGTCTTCCTTTTTGTCAGTTCCATCTTTGCAAGTAACACGGACAAGCAGCAGCTTTCATGGGCGAACAATGATGAGCCGGTGAAATCCAAAAATCCGGTGATCAATTTCTCGCGTCCCTTGGTGCATCAGTTCACCTTGCAGCATGCGATGAAGATTCGCAGCGAGTCCTATCGCAAAAAAGTTCGTAAATACATCAAAACCTCGGGCCTGTCTTCAGAGCTGAACGAGGATGAATTCATCGGGTTGCAGTTCCTGTGGGGGATCATGTTCCCGATCTTCTTGTTGATCATGAACTTCTCACTGCAGTTGGGTTTGTCCCCGCTGGTGGTGGTGGGCATGGGGCTGATTGGTTTCTATCTGCCGCAGATTCATGCGCGCGGGGAAAAGAAGCGCCGCGAGCTTTCTGTGCGTGCGGATCTGCCGTTCTTCATCGATCTGCTGGCGCTGTCGGTGGAAGCCGGTCTGGACTTCTTCTCGGCGATTCAGAAGATCGTGGATAAAGCCAGTGGCACGGACAGTGTGCTGGCCGAAGAGTTTTCAATTGTGCTGAAAGATATCAAAATCGGTTCCTCCAAGGCTCAGGCTTTGAAGGAAATGGCGGAGCGCCTGGATATGAACGAGATCACAAGTTTTGTGGCGGTTCTGGTGGATGCAGAGGCTACCGGTGCCAGTATCTCGCAGGTTCTTAAGGACCAGTCGGTGCAGATGCGTCTTGAAAGATTCGTCCGTGCCGAGAAAGCCGGTGCGCAAGCCTCCCAGACCATGCTGATCCCGCTGATGCTGTTTATTCTGCCGGCGGTTTTCATCATCGTCTTCGGTCCGGTGGCGGTTTCGTTCATGTATGGTGGGAAGTAG
- a CDS encoding DUF192 domain-containing protein translates to MAKLMNTTNNQTLIADLEVASTFLSRGKGLLGRESLPAEKALWIHHCNSIHTFFMKFAIDCVFVDKNLKVRAIRRDVRPWRLVLPVWGAASVIEMASGTVSNGNVSVGDQLYVGA, encoded by the coding sequence ATGGCTAAGTTGATGAACACAACCAACAACCAAACTTTGATTGCGGATCTGGAAGTGGCCTCCACTTTCCTGAGCCGTGGCAAAGGTCTTTTGGGCCGCGAAAGTCTGCCGGCTGAAAAGGCGTTGTGGATTCATCACTGCAACAGCATCCATACTTTCTTTATGAAGTTTGCGATTGATTGTGTGTTTGTGGATAAAAATTTGAAGGTGCGCGCGATCCGCAGGGATGTGCGGCCCTGGAGACTGGTGCTCCCGGTATGGGGAGCCGCTTCGGTGATAGAGATGGCATCAGGGACAGTCAGCAACGGGAATGTCAGCGTGGGAGATCAACTTTATGTGGGCGCTTAG
- a CDS encoding FHA domain-containing protein has protein sequence MSAAPQVKDSMKFDIEIIKGPHIGQKLTFEKASVSMGRGPENDIVLSQDPRVSRQHAEIKQRGNEFVLVNLSQKNFVMVNGQSIQSEVLANDSVIQIGETEILFKVDMPVVQAPPPTPAATPSPLLTPNPFPAPTPPRPQQMPVSNPFPQAQTPAYQQPRPMPAMPNPSMPPAQPMAYGGYTPPPNHGMPNMGASMGGPSGGGGLLSNPKARFYGIIAIVGLAAWFFLSDSGNKNKKDPNAFRTSALSMADVAEAEKRSQELLTIKKEKYDSVQYRRAQENFIKGFRDFQQGQYARAREAFQVVLNLDPDNELAKRYFHLSKIKFDELVKFNMIQGNRYREKKNWRMCQSNYSNVMTMLQHRKDDPSFKEAKQFYEECTLNLEGRF, from the coding sequence ATGAGCGCAGCCCCTCAGGTGAAGGATTCCATGAAGTTTGACATCGAGATCATCAAAGGCCCGCATATTGGTCAGAAGCTTACTTTTGAAAAGGCTTCTGTATCCATGGGCCGTGGTCCGGAAAACGACATTGTCCTTTCCCAGGATCCACGAGTCAGTCGTCAGCACGCTGAAATCAAACAGCGCGGCAATGAATTTGTGCTGGTCAATCTGAGTCAGAAAAACTTTGTGATGGTCAATGGCCAGAGCATTCAATCCGAAGTTCTTGCGAACGATTCGGTGATTCAGATTGGTGAGACAGAAATTCTGTTCAAGGTCGACATGCCGGTGGTGCAGGCACCTCCACCAACTCCAGCGGCGACGCCGTCTCCGCTTTTGACGCCGAATCCGTTCCCGGCTCCGACTCCGCCGCGTCCGCAGCAGATGCCGGTCAGCAATCCGTTCCCACAGGCGCAGACGCCGGCTTATCAACAGCCTCGTCCGATGCCGGCGATGCCGAACCCTTCGATGCCTCCGGCGCAGCCGATGGCTTATGGCGGTTACACTCCGCCTCCGAATCACGGCATGCCCAATATGGGGGCGTCGATGGGTGGGCCATCCGGTGGCGGGGGACTGCTTTCCAATCCGAAGGCAAGATTCTATGGAATCATCGCGATCGTGGGCCTGGCGGCGTGGTTCTTCCTGTCGGATTCCGGCAACAAGAACAAAAAAGATCCGAATGCTTTCAGAACTTCAGCGCTGTCCATGGCGGACGTGGCCGAAGCCGAGAAGCGTTCCCAGGAGCTTTTGACCATCAAGAAGGAAAAATATGACTCGGTTCAATACCGCCGGGCTCAGGAAAACTTCATCAAGGGCTTCCGCGACTTCCAGCAGGGCCAGTATGCCCGTGCGCGCGAGGCGTTCCAGGTTGTTTTGAATCTGGATCCGGACAACGAGCTGGCAAAACGGTATTTCCATCTTTCGAAGATCAAGTTTGACGAGCTGGTGAAATTCAACATGATTCAAGGCAACCGATACCGCGAGAAAAAGAACTGGAGAATGTGCCAGTCGAATTATTCCAACGTGATGACCATGCTTCAGCACCGCAAGGACGATCCTTCATTCAAGGAAGCCAAGCAGTTCTATGAAGAGTGCACGCTGAATCTGGAGGGCAGGTTCTAA